One genomic segment of Brassica napus cultivar Da-Ae chromosome A3, Da-Ae, whole genome shotgun sequence includes these proteins:
- the LOC106387912 gene encoding chaperone protein ClpD, chloroplastic has translation MEVLSTSSPLTLHTRRLPSSSSSPVTSFAASSLSSFSSSYLGISLSNRRTIHRLSTTPTNSRRFPRKKRNKLTPISAVFERFTERAIRAIIFSQKEAKSLGKDMVYPQHLLLGLIAEDRDPQGFLGSGVTVDKAREAVSSIWDKANSDDSGLSESSSSSSYSRSTDMPFSISTKRVFEAAVEYSRTLECQYIAPEHIAVGLFTVDDGSAGKVLKRLGANMNLLTAAALTRLKGEIAKDGREPPSSKDASPNGRVGGPGSAGRTKEKSVLEQFCVDLTARASEGLIDPVIGREKEVQRVIQILCRRTKNNPILLGEAGVGKTAIAEGLAISIAEANAPGFLLTKRIMSLDIGLLMAGAKERGELESRVTALISEVKKSGKVILFIDEVHTLIGSGTVGRGNKGSGLDIANLLKPPLGRGELQCIASTTLDEFRSQFEKDKALARRFQPVLIDEPSEEDAVKILIGLREKYEAHHNCKYTMEAIDAAVYLSSRYIADRFLPDKAIDLIDEAGSRARIQAFRKKKEDAICILSKPPDDYWQEIRTVQAMHEVVLSSRPNQEDGNNIVDESTELVEESSLPPAAGNDEPIEVGPDDIAAVASAWSGIPVQQITADERMLLMGLEDELRNRVVGQDEAVAAISRAVKRSRVGLKDPDRPIAAMLFCGPTGVGKTELTKALAANYFGSEESMLRLDMSEYMERHTVSKLIGSPPGYVGFEEGGMLTEAIRRRPFTVVLFDEIEKAHPDIFNILLQLFEDGHLTDSQGRRVSFKNALIIMTSNVGSSAIAKGRQRSIGFILDDDEEEASYSGMKALVVEELKNYFRPELLNRIDEIVIFRQLEQAQMMEILNLMLQDLKSRLVALGVGLEVSEPVKELICRQGYDPAYGARPLRRTVTEIVEDPLSEAFLAGSFKPGDTAFVVLDDTGNPSVRTKPDSHNVRVTDKTSIA, from the exons ATGGAAGTCTTATCTACTTCCTCTCCTCTAACCCTTCACACCCGCCGTCTcccctcttcttcatcttctcccgTCACCTCCTTCGCCGCTTCTTCcctctcttccttctcctcctcctacCTCGGAATCTCCCTCTCCAACCGCCGTACGATCCACCGCCTCTCCACAACTCCAACGAACTCCCGCCGATTCCCCCGCAAGAAACGAAACAAACTCACCCCGATCTCAGCCGTTTTCGAGCGGTTCACCGAACGAGCCATCAGAGCCATCATCTTCTCCCAGAAGGAAGCTAAATCGTTGGGGAAAGACATGGTCTACCCTCAGCACCTTCTCCTCGGCCTCATCGCCGAGGATCGCGACCCTCAGGGGTTCCTCGGATCCGGAGTCACCGTAGACAAGGCGCGTGAAGCTGTCTCGAGTATCTGGGACAAAGCTAACTCCGACGATTCGGGCTTATCGGAGTCGTCGTCGTCGAGTTCGTACTCTAGGTCCACGGATATGCCGTTCTCGATCAGCACGAAGCGGGTGTTCGAAGCTGCGGTGGAGTATTCGAGGACTTTGGAGTGTCAGTATATTGCTCCCGAGCATATAGCTGTCGGACTCTTTACCGTTGATGACGGTAGCGCTGGGAAAGTCCTCAAGAG ATTGGGAGCAAATATGAATTTGCTCACAGCAGCAGCACTGACCAGACTTAAAGGAGAGATTGCCAAAGACGGAAGAGAACCACCTTCTTCTAAAGACGCTTCCCCTAATGGCAGAGTTGGTGGTCCTGGAAGTGCTGGAAGAACTAAAG AGAAAAGTGTACTGGAACAGTTCTGTGTGGATCTTACGGCACGAGCTAGCGAGGGGCTTATTGATCCTGTTATTGGCAGGGAGAAGGAAGTTCAAAGAGTCATCCAGATACTTTGCCGCAGAACCAAAAACAACCCTATTCTTCTAGGTGAGGCTGGTGTTGGGAAGACCGCCATCGCTGAAGGACTAGCGATTAGTATTGCGGAAGCAAATGCTCCTGGATTTCTCTTG ACAAAACGCATCATGTCCCTGGATATAGGACTGCTTATGGCTGGTGCAAAGGAAAGAGGGGAACTGGAATCACGAGTCACTGCTTTGATAAGCGAAGTGAAAAAATCAG GTAAGGTGATTCTCTTCATAGATGAAGTGCACACTCTTATTGGATCTGGCACAGTCGGAAGAGGCAACAAAGGGTCTGGTCTTGACATTGCTAATCTCTTGAAACCACCACTTGGAAGGGGTGAACTTCAG TGCATTGCATCCACAACCCTTGACGAATTCAGGAGTCAGTTTGAGAAGGACAAAGCCCTAGCAAGGAGGTTCCAGCCAGTGTTGATTGACGAGCCAAGCGAG GAAGACGCGGTGAAGATTTTGATAGGCCTTCGTGAAAAATACGAAGCCCATCACAACTGCAAATACACTATGGAAGCTATAGATGCTGCAGTGTACCTTTCATCGCGATACATCGCGGATAGGTTTCTTCCAGATAAAGCTATCGATCTTATTGACGAGGCGGGAAGCAGAGCTCGCATCCAAgcttttagaaagaaaaaggaGGATGCAATCTGTATCCTTTCGAAGCCACCGGATGATTACTGGCAAGAGATCAGAACTGTTCAGGCCATGCACGAAGTG GTTCTATCAAGCAGGCCGAACCAGGAAGATGGTAATAACATTGTAGACGAGTCTACTGAACTAGTTGAGGAGTCTTCTCTACCACCTGCAGCAGGCAACGATGA GCCTATAGAGGTGGGGCCTGATGATATTGCAGCGGTTGCATCGGCTTGGTCTGGAATTCCAGTTCAGCAGATCACCGCAGATGAGAGAATGCTTCTTATGGGTCTAGAAGATGAGCTCAGAAACAGAGTCGTTGGTCAAGACGAGGCCGTAGCTGCCATATCTAGAGCTGTGAAGAGGTCACGTGTTGGCTTAAAAGATCCTGACCGTCCTATTGCCGCTATGCTGTTCTGTGGACCTACTGGAGTTGGAAAAACCGAACTCACTAAAGCTCTAGCAGCTAATTATTTTGGATCG GAGGAATCTATGCTGAGATTGGACATGAGTGAGTACATGGAGCGTCATACGGTGAGCAAATTGATAGGCTCTCCTCCCGGATATGTTGGTTTTGAAGAAGGTGGAATGCTCACTGAAGCTATCAGGAGACGTCCTTTTACAGTGGTTTTATTCGATGAGATAGAGAAAGCCCATCCTGATATTTTCAACATTCTTCTCCAGCTCTTCGAAGACGGCCATCTTACCGATTCACAG GGAAGGAGAGTGTCTTTCAAGAACGCACTGATCATAATGACCTCTAATGTCGGATCATCAGCCATTGCCAAGGGAAGACAGAGGTCAATCGGTTTTATCCTCGATGATGACGAAGAGGAAGCTTCTTACTCTGGTATGAAAGCTTTGGTAGTCGAAGAACTCAAGAACTACTTCCGTCCAGAGTTGTTGAACCGTATTGACGAAATCGTCATCTTCAGACAGCTCGAGCAGGCGCAG ATGATGGAGATTTTGAATCTGATGTTACAAGACTTGAAGTCGAGGCTTGTGGCACTTGGAGTCGGTTTAGAGGTGTCTGAACCTGTCAAGGAGCTTATATGCAGACAAGGCTATGATCCGGCCTACGGTGCACGACCACTACGTAGAACCGTCACGGAGATTGTGGAAGATCCACTCAGCGAAGCCTTTCTTGCTGGGAGCTTTAAGCCCGGTGACACGGCTTTTGTGGTTC